One Sagittula stellata E-37 genomic window carries:
- a CDS encoding glycosyltransferase family 2 protein, whose translation MRFSCWRSCDILQRKGHGSWRYEGYERMQSVAAALTMVRDDAFFLKAWLRYYGGIFGRENCYIVNHGRGDEVAALADGCNVIGIPGDPHPNFDMKRWRLLNNLVQGLRCYYTHVVVGDVDELVVVDPGDGRTLLEYLREARPRRFLTPLGLEVIHRIDLEKEEISDRILGPRRHVRLAPHYSKPCIVSHGAKIARGGHFSQYDKIHAPDELYLFHLKFCDFRNYTEVMNARNAVTESVGADVQTSSIGRHWFAEARGEDRAVFEAFSDLEMKAGFDLGWVRKRMHRSWGPRGETGFWSFARPEYEQQYVVPDRFLGVI comes from the coding sequence ATGCGATTCTCATGTTGGAGGTCCTGCGATATCCTGCAGCGCAAAGGCCACGGAAGCTGGCGTTACGAGGGGTACGAGCGGATGCAATCGGTTGCTGCGGCACTGACCATGGTGCGGGACGATGCCTTTTTCCTGAAAGCCTGGTTGCGATACTACGGTGGGATTTTCGGGCGCGAGAACTGCTATATCGTCAACCACGGCCGGGGCGATGAGGTGGCCGCGCTGGCCGACGGGTGCAATGTGATCGGCATCCCCGGCGATCCCCATCCGAACTTTGACATGAAGCGCTGGCGGCTGCTGAACAACCTCGTGCAGGGACTGCGCTGCTACTACACGCATGTGGTCGTTGGCGACGTCGACGAACTGGTTGTCGTGGATCCGGGCGATGGGCGCACCCTGCTGGAGTATCTGAGAGAGGCCAGACCGCGCCGGTTCCTGACGCCCCTCGGGCTGGAGGTGATCCACCGTATCGACCTGGAGAAAGAGGAGATATCCGACCGCATCCTTGGTCCCCGCCGGCATGTGCGCCTTGCCCCGCATTACTCGAAACCCTGCATCGTCAGCCATGGTGCCAAGATCGCAAGGGGTGGCCATTTCAGCCAATACGACAAGATACACGCGCCGGACGAGTTGTATCTGTTTCACTTGAAGTTCTGCGATTTTCGCAACTACACCGAAGTGATGAATGCCCGGAATGCGGTGACGGAGAGCGTCGGCGCCGATGTACAGACATCGTCCATCGGGCGTCACTGGTTTGCTGAGGCACGCGGCGAGGATCGCGCAGTCTTCGAGGCATTCTCGGATCTGGAGATGAAGGCCGGGTTCGACTTGGGCTGGGTGCGAAAACGGATGCACCGCAGCTGGGGTCCGAGAGGCGAGACGGGTTTTTGGTCTTTCGCCCGCCCGGAGTACGAACAGCAGTACGTGGTTCCGGATCGTTTCCTCGGTGTGATCTGA
- a CDS encoding M20/M25/M40 family metallo-hydrolase yields MSLKPVLDQIDSDLDAAMERLFDLLRIPSISTDPAFKGDVDRAADWLVSDLDSIGITATKRPTTGHPMVVGHVEGNGPHVLFYGHYDVQPVDPLELWDRDPFDPAIEETPKGRVIRARGASDDKGQLMTFVEACRAWKAVHGEMPCRITFFFEGEEESGSPSLIPFLKENADELKADIALICDTGLFESRAPAIMTQLRGLLGEEIVLTGPSKDLHSGMYGGAAMNPIRVMSRVLANLHDDTGRIQVPHFYDGVPDLPPEIKAQWDGLGFDYAGFLGDVGLSKPAGEQDHTALEMIWSRPTAEINGIKGGYTGDGFKTVLPSKVSAKVSFRLVGQQDPHALREHFREWVKTQLPEDVTAEFHAHGASPASQMSTDHPAFEQTRAVLGEEWGEEAAFTGCGGSIPVAGYFKTYLGLDTMLVGWGKDDDQIHSPNEKYDVESFHKGIRSWARILDAIR; encoded by the coding sequence ATGTCCCTCAAACCCGTTCTCGACCAAATCGATTCCGATCTCGACGCCGCGATGGAGCGTCTCTTCGACCTCCTCCGCATTCCGTCGATCTCCACTGATCCGGCATTCAAAGGGGACGTGGACCGCGCCGCCGACTGGCTGGTCAGCGACCTCGACAGCATAGGGATCACGGCGACGAAACGCCCGACCACCGGTCATCCGATGGTTGTCGGCCACGTTGAAGGCAACGGTCCGCACGTTCTTTTCTACGGCCATTACGACGTGCAGCCGGTCGATCCGCTGGAACTGTGGGACCGCGACCCCTTCGATCCCGCCATCGAAGAGACGCCGAAAGGCCGCGTGATCCGGGCGCGTGGAGCATCGGACGACAAGGGCCAGCTCATGACTTTCGTCGAAGCTTGCCGCGCGTGGAAAGCCGTGCACGGCGAGATGCCCTGCCGCATCACCTTCTTCTTCGAGGGCGAGGAGGAAAGCGGTTCGCCCTCACTGATTCCCTTCCTGAAAGAGAACGCGGACGAGTTGAAGGCCGACATCGCGCTGATCTGCGACACCGGCCTTTTCGAAAGCCGCGCGCCGGCCATCATGACACAGTTGCGCGGCCTCCTGGGTGAAGAGATCGTCCTGACGGGCCCGTCGAAGGACCTGCACTCCGGCATGTATGGCGGCGCCGCGATGAACCCGATCCGCGTGATGTCGCGGGTCCTCGCCAACCTGCACGACGACACGGGCCGCATCCAGGTGCCGCATTTCTACGACGGCGTTCCCGACCTGCCGCCTGAGATCAAGGCGCAATGGGATGGGCTGGGCTTCGACTACGCCGGGTTCCTCGGCGACGTGGGCCTTTCGAAACCGGCCGGCGAACAGGACCACACGGCCCTGGAAATGATATGGTCCCGCCCCACCGCAGAGATCAACGGCATCAAGGGCGGCTACACCGGCGACGGTTTCAAGACGGTGCTGCCCTCGAAGGTCTCGGCCAAGGTCAGCTTCCGCCTCGTCGGCCAGCAGGACCCCCACGCACTGCGCGAGCACTTCCGCGAATGGGTCAAGACGCAGCTTCCCGAGGATGTCACCGCCGAGTTCCACGCGCATGGCGCCTCTCCCGCCAGCCAGATGTCGACCGATCATCCGGCATTCGAACAGACCCGTGCTGTGCTGGGAGAGGAATGGGGCGAAGAGGCTGCCTTCACCGGTTGCGGCGGATCGATTCCGGTCGCGGGCTATTTCAAAACGTATCTGGGCCTCGACACGATGCTTGTCGGCTGGGGTAAGGACGACGACCAGATCCATTCGCCGAACGAAAAATACGACGTCGAAAGCTTCCACAAGGGCATCCGAAGCTGGGCCCGGATTCTGGACGCGATCCGTTGA
- a CDS encoding 5-aminolevulinate synthase, which translates to MLTIQNVFNSTLPLILITAFGYVVATVGMKGAASGMLLPGIALAVFGFLMAFAAEVALMRQTHLSVIYILVLGVETVIVLGFAFGIGEGFTLRQALGALVVLGGLAIVAV; encoded by the coding sequence GTGCTCACAATTCAAAACGTGTTCAACAGCACCCTGCCGCTCATCCTCATTACGGCTTTCGGCTACGTCGTGGCGACCGTCGGGATGAAAGGCGCCGCCAGCGGGATGCTCCTGCCGGGAATCGCACTTGCCGTCTTCGGGTTCCTCATGGCCTTCGCCGCCGAGGTCGCGCTGATGCGCCAGACGCACCTTTCGGTCATCTACATTCTCGTCTTGGGCGTGGAAACCGTGATCGTCCTGGGATTCGCCTTCGGTATCGGCGAAGGCTTTACCCTCAGACAGGCGCTGGGGGCACTGGTCGTGCTTGGCGGATTGGCCATCGTCGCGGTCTGA
- the hemA gene encoding 5-aminolevulinate synthase, protein MDYTAKLDDALNRLHEEGRYRTFIDIERKKGQFPHATWRKSDGSEKPITVWCGNDYLGMGQHPVVLAAMHEAIDATGAGSGGTRNISGTTVYHKRLEAELADLHGKEAALLFTSAYIANDATLSTLPKLFPGLIIYSDELNHASMIEGVRRNGGAKRIFKHNDLDDLRAKLEADDPAAPKLIAFESIYSMDGDFGPIEAICDLADEFGALTYIDEVHAVGMYGPRGAGVAERDRLMHRIDIINGTLAKAYGVMGGYIAATAKMCDAVRSYAPGFIFTTSLPPAVAAGAAASVAHLKRDQALRDKHQTQAKILKTRLKGMGLPIVDHGSHIVPVIVGDPVHTKMLSDMLLEGYGIYVQPINFPTVPRGTERLRFTPSPVHGPGEMDHLVRAMDELWSHCALNRAELAG, encoded by the coding sequence GTGGACTACACCGCGAAACTCGACGACGCACTGAACCGTCTGCATGAGGAAGGCCGTTACCGGACCTTCATCGATATCGAGCGCAAGAAGGGCCAGTTCCCTCATGCCACTTGGCGGAAGTCGGACGGCTCCGAAAAGCCGATCACGGTCTGGTGCGGCAACGACTACCTTGGAATGGGTCAGCATCCTGTCGTGCTCGCAGCGATGCACGAGGCGATCGATGCCACCGGCGCAGGCTCCGGCGGAACGCGCAACATCTCCGGGACCACGGTTTACCACAAGCGGCTGGAGGCCGAGCTGGCCGACCTGCACGGCAAGGAAGCGGCGCTGCTGTTCACCTCTGCCTATATCGCGAACGACGCGACCCTTTCGACCCTGCCGAAGCTCTTCCCGGGTCTCATCATCTACTCCGACGAGCTGAACCACGCCTCGATGATCGAAGGTGTGCGTCGCAACGGTGGCGCGAAACGGATCTTCAAGCACAACGATCTGGACGATCTCCGGGCCAAACTGGAAGCGGACGATCCGGCGGCACCGAAGCTGATCGCCTTTGAATCCATCTATTCGATGGACGGCGATTTCGGCCCGATCGAGGCGATCTGCGATCTCGCCGACGAATTTGGCGCCTTGACCTACATCGACGAAGTGCACGCTGTCGGCATGTACGGCCCGCGCGGCGCCGGTGTCGCGGAACGTGACCGCCTGATGCACCGCATCGACATCATCAACGGCACGCTTGCAAAGGCCTATGGTGTGATGGGTGGCTACATCGCCGCGACGGCGAAAATGTGCGATGCCGTGCGCTCTTATGCGCCGGGCTTCATCTTCACCACCTCGCTGCCGCCGGCCGTGGCTGCCGGTGCCGCCGCGTCCGTGGCACATCTGAAGCGTGACCAGGCCTTGCGGGACAAGCACCAGACACAGGCAAAGATCCTCAAGACGCGCCTGAAGGGAATGGGTCTGCCAATCGTGGATCATGGGTCGCACATCGTGCCGGTGATCGTCGGAGATCCGGTGCACACGAAGATGTTGTCGGACATGCTGCTCGAGGGGTACGGCATCTACGTGCAGCCCATCAACTTCCCCACGGTGCCGCGCGGAACCGAGCGGCTGCGCTTCACTCCGTCGCCCGTCCACGGACCCGGCGAGATGGACCATCTTGTTCGCGCGATGGATGAACTCTGGAGCCACTGTGCGCTGAATCGTGCTGAATTGGCGGGGTAA
- a CDS encoding helix-turn-helix domain-containing protein → MIGRKTHSNNGVTDPSVQGFDDYALRLGDVMRGERATLGKSLLDVQRELRIKASYISAIENCDPSAFDTPGFIAGYVRSYARYLGMDPDEAFAGFCKESGFSVAHGMSQEASVIRKAHDEEAPKPRARNPLAEPKMPFAPASDSLFSQIEPRAIGSSLVLIALIGGIGYGGWTVLQEIQRVQVTPVDQTPVVLSELDPLDAAKAGKAQPDSAGTEQMAGVFTPPSTEAFDRLYRPQALDVPVLVARDEPISTLDPDSGGLYSGRGPSLPRVDDSSLAAAALAQGLIDQASTGAVPVTAGSGVTVVAVRPAWVQIKDEAGTVLYSRVMNAGDAYPVPRDAGTPKIQIGESGAIYFNIEGETYGPAGSRGAVTEDVSLAAADLVDRFNPAQPGADDDLLAVLVELDMKRAAEPVNVASSRSPSAPVASRVASVPRLYGAPATREPAQQTQRLAEAPAARQDAVPNSPRVLADTPPGITVVATQETWVEVTSPSGKKLFAQTLQAGQTYEVPQTDQPPTIFSGNAGGVFFAVNGQTFGPYGTTGQFGRNLALSADSIQQQLQVADLSANQTLARVVAELRLQSADGPGR, encoded by the coding sequence ATGATCGGGCGCAAAACCCATAGCAATAACGGTGTAACGGACCCCTCGGTGCAGGGGTTCGACGACTACGCACTGCGATTGGGCGACGTCATGCGCGGAGAACGCGCGACGCTCGGCAAATCGCTGCTGGACGTACAACGTGAATTGCGGATCAAGGCGAGCTATATCTCCGCGATCGAAAACTGCGACCCCTCTGCTTTTGACACACCCGGGTTTATAGCCGGTTACGTCCGCTCTTACGCTCGATACCTTGGTATGGACCCCGACGAGGCATTCGCCGGGTTCTGCAAGGAGAGCGGTTTCTCCGTCGCGCATGGTATGTCGCAGGAAGCCTCTGTCATCCGCAAGGCGCATGACGAGGAGGCGCCCAAGCCACGTGCGCGCAATCCGCTGGCCGAACCGAAGATGCCCTTCGCGCCGGCGTCCGATAGCCTTTTCAGCCAGATCGAACCGCGCGCCATCGGCTCGTCGCTGGTACTGATCGCTCTGATCGGCGGCATCGGATACGGTGGCTGGACGGTTTTGCAGGAAATTCAGCGCGTTCAGGTCACGCCGGTCGACCAGACCCCGGTCGTGCTGAGCGAACTTGACCCGCTCGACGCTGCCAAGGCCGGGAAGGCGCAGCCGGACAGCGCCGGGACCGAGCAGATGGCAGGTGTCTTCACGCCTCCGTCGACCGAGGCGTTCGACCGCCTTTACCGTCCACAGGCGCTGGACGTGCCGGTTCTGGTGGCCCGGGATGAACCCATATCGACGCTCGATCCGGACAGCGGCGGCCTGTATTCGGGCCGAGGTCCGTCCCTGCCGCGCGTGGACGACAGTTCCCTTGCGGCGGCGGCTCTTGCACAGGGGCTGATCGATCAGGCGTCTACCGGGGCTGTGCCCGTGACGGCAGGCTCCGGCGTGACGGTCGTGGCGGTGCGTCCGGCCTGGGTTCAGATCAAGGATGAGGCAGGCACTGTCCTTTATTCGCGTGTGATGAATGCAGGCGACGCCTACCCGGTGCCCCGCGACGCGGGCACGCCGAAGATCCAGATCGGTGAATCCGGAGCGATCTACTTCAACATTGAGGGTGAGACTTACGGTCCCGCCGGAAGCCGTGGCGCTGTGACCGAGGATGTGTCGCTGGCGGCGGCGGATCTCGTCGACCGTTTCAACCCCGCGCAGCCTGGCGCCGACGACGATCTTCTGGCGGTGTTGGTCGAACTCGACATGAAGCGCGCGGCCGAGCCGGTGAATGTCGCTTCTTCCCGGTCGCCTTCCGCCCCCGTGGCATCGCGCGTCGCGTCTGTGCCGCGTCTTTACGGTGCACCGGCCACCCGGGAACCGGCTCAGCAAACTCAACGCTTGGCCGAAGCGCCAGCCGCGCGGCAGGACGCCGTTCCGAATTCGCCGCGGGTGCTGGCCGATACGCCCCCGGGCATCACGGTGGTCGCGACACAGGAAACCTGGGTCGAGGTCACGTCGCCCTCCGGCAAGAAGCTGTTCGCGCAGACCTTGCAGGCAGGGCAGACCTACGAGGTGCCGCAGACCGATCAGCCGCCGACCATCTTCTCGGGCAATGCCGGTGGCGTGTTCTTTGCGGTCAACGGCCAGACATTCGGGCCCTATGGCACCACCGGCCAGTTCGGGCGCAATTTGGCCCTGTCGGCGGACTCCATCCAGCAGCAGTTGCAGGTGGCGGACCTGAGTGCCAACCAGACTCTGGCTCGGGTCGTTGCAGAACTGCGTCTCCAATCGGCGGACGGACCCGGGCGCTGA
- the ispG gene encoding flavodoxin-dependent (E)-4-hydroxy-3-methylbut-2-enyl-diphosphate synthase has protein sequence MSINHVRPWRNIYRRTSRQIMVGSVPVGGGAPISVQTMTNTVTTDIPGTIAQVQKAADAGADIVRVSVPDEASAKALKEIVRESPVPIVADIHFHYRRGIEAAEAGAACLRINPGNIGSPERVREVIKAARDHNCSIRIGVNAGSLERHLLEKYGEPCPDAMVESGLDHIRILQDNDFHEFKISVKASDVFMAAAAYQQLAEQTDAPIHLGITEAGGLVSGTVKSAIGLGNLLWMGIGDTIRVSLSADPVEEVKIGYEILKSLGLRHRGVNIISCPSCARQGFDVIKTVETLEKRLEHIKTPMSLSIIGCVVNGPGEALMTDVGFTGGGAGSGMVYLAGKASHKMSNDQMIDHIVEEVEKRAEAIESGATEAQAAE, from the coding sequence ATGAGCATCAACCACGTCCGCCCCTGGCGGAACATCTACCGCCGCACATCACGTCAGATCATGGTCGGATCGGTGCCGGTGGGCGGCGGCGCGCCGATCAGCGTGCAGACGATGACCAACACGGTCACGACCGATATTCCCGGCACAATCGCACAGGTCCAGAAAGCGGCAGACGCAGGGGCCGATATCGTGCGTGTCTCTGTTCCTGACGAGGCGTCGGCCAAGGCGCTGAAAGAGATCGTGCGCGAAAGCCCTGTGCCCATCGTCGCGGACATCCACTTCCACTACCGTCGGGGGATCGAAGCGGCAGAAGCGGGCGCGGCCTGCCTGCGTATCAACCCCGGCAACATCGGCAGCCCGGAGCGGGTCCGCGAGGTGATCAAGGCGGCACGGGACCACAACTGCTCGATCCGCATCGGCGTGAACGCCGGGTCGCTGGAACGGCACCTGCTGGAGAAATACGGCGAGCCATGCCCCGACGCGATGGTGGAAAGCGGGCTGGATCATATCCGCATCCTTCAGGACAATGACTTCCACGAGTTCAAGATCAGCGTGAAGGCGTCCGACGTGTTCATGGCGGCTGCGGCCTACCAGCAACTGGCCGAGCAGACGGACGCCCCGATACATCTCGGTATCACCGAGGCGGGCGGGCTGGTTTCGGGCACCGTCAAAAGTGCCATCGGCCTCGGCAATCTTCTGTGGATGGGGATCGGCGACACGATCCGGGTTTCGCTCTCGGCGGACCCGGTTGAAGAAGTGAAGATCGGGTACGAGATCCTCAAGTCGCTCGGCCTGCGCCACCGGGGCGTCAACATCATCTCCTGCCCTTCCTGCGCGCGACAGGGTTTCGACGTCATCAAGACGGTGGAAACGCTGGAAAAGCGGCTGGAGCACATCAAGACCCCGATGTCGCTGTCGATCATCGGCTGCGTGGTGAACGGTCCAGGTGAGGCGTTGATGACCGACGTGGGTTTCACCGGCGGCGGCGCCGGGTCCGGCATGGTGTATCTGGCAGGCAAGGCCAGCCACAAGATGTCCAACGACCAGATGATCGACCACATCGTCGAAGAGGTCGAGAAGCGCGCCGAAGCCATCGAGAGCGGCGCAACCGAGGCGCAGGCGGCAGAGTGA
- a CDS encoding DsbA family protein, protein MTRTLLKAGAAVMCLAAAPASAQDTLDFGAMSDDQKTAFGQAVRDYLMDNPQVIMDAVAVLEQQEAAAQDQNDKTLVETHRDALIDDGYSWVGGNPDGDFTIVEFMDYRCGYCRKAQPEVTELVENDGNIRLIVKEFPILGDASTISSRFAIATKIVAGDEAYGQVHDALIALEGNPTEAALKRVADTLGLDGDAIMAEMGSEEITRRINETRALAQAMQINGTPSFVFGDEMVRGYAPLAAMEQIVAMGRAE, encoded by the coding sequence ATGACACGAACCCTTCTCAAAGCCGGCGCCGCCGTGATGTGCCTTGCCGCGGCCCCCGCCTCGGCACAGGACACGCTCGACTTCGGTGCCATGAGCGACGACCAGAAGACCGCGTTCGGTCAGGCCGTGCGCGACTACCTGATGGACAACCCGCAGGTCATCATGGATGCGGTTGCGGTGCTGGAACAGCAGGAAGCCGCGGCGCAGGATCAGAACGACAAGACCCTCGTCGAGACGCACCGCGATGCGCTGATCGACGACGGCTATTCGTGGGTCGGCGGCAATCCCGACGGCGACTTCACCATCGTCGAGTTCATGGACTACCGCTGCGGATATTGCCGCAAGGCACAGCCGGAAGTCACCGAACTGGTGGAGAACGACGGCAACATCCGTCTGATCGTCAAGGAGTTCCCGATCCTCGGCGACGCCTCCACGATCTCCTCGCGCTTTGCCATCGCCACGAAGATCGTCGCGGGCGACGAGGCATACGGGCAGGTGCACGACGCCCTGATCGCCCTCGAAGGCAACCCGACCGAAGCCGCTCTGAAGCGCGTAGCCGATACGCTCGGACTGGACGGAGACGCGATCATGGCCGAGATGGGCAGCGAAGAGATCACCCGCCGCATCAACGAAACCCGCGCCCTGGCGCAGGCCATGCAGATCAACGGCACACCCTCTTTCGTGTTCGGAGACGAGATGGTGCGCGGATACGCGCCGCTGGCAGCCATGGAGCAGATCGTCGCCATGGGCCGCGCCGAGTGA
- a CDS encoding M48 family metalloprotease, with amino-acid sequence MILTRAMAVLLAATLFLAQPVRAATFLRDADMEYALGQLAAPILTAAGLSPSQVQIVVLDDNSLNAFVADARHIFLHSGLIMKVESAAALQAVIAHEAAHIANGHITRRLGNMRSARSAAGMGMLLALATGLAGADPSLAAGIAFGSQSSAQRRLFSHTRAEESSADIASIRYLKRAGLDPQGAVEVIRIFANQVSLAESRLDPYAVTHPLSRDRLRALEALAVAAGPGKRSPEGEYWFARARGKLSAFKRAPSWTLRRSGSVPYKDVRLMQEAVAWHRQSNLKKALAAIDGAIATRPGDPFLLDLKGQILLESRRFGPAVQVYEAAASRAPREPLILGGLGRARLAAGDPRGALKALEAARGRDFSDPGVLRDLGVTYAKLGNNAMASLATAERYALLGRLEDAELHARRAADQLPRGSAPWQRAQDVLSAAKQAKRR; translated from the coding sequence ATGATCCTAACCCGAGCGATGGCCGTGCTGCTTGCGGCGACCCTTTTCCTGGCGCAGCCGGTGCGCGCAGCGACTTTCCTGCGCGACGCGGATATGGAGTACGCGTTGGGACAACTGGCTGCGCCGATCCTGACAGCCGCCGGTCTTAGCCCGAGCCAGGTGCAGATCGTCGTGCTCGATGACAATTCGCTCAACGCTTTCGTGGCCGACGCCCGCCATATCTTCCTGCATTCGGGCCTTATCATGAAGGTCGAGAGCGCCGCCGCGCTGCAGGCAGTGATCGCGCATGAGGCCGCGCATATCGCCAACGGACACATCACGCGCCGTCTGGGCAACATGCGCAGCGCGCGCAGCGCCGCCGGGATGGGCATGCTGCTGGCCCTGGCCACGGGATTGGCGGGCGCCGATCCCAGTCTGGCCGCGGGCATCGCCTTCGGATCCCAAAGCTCCGCTCAACGCCGCCTTTTCAGCCACACGAGGGCCGAGGAAAGCTCCGCCGACATTGCTTCCATCAGATACCTCAAGCGCGCGGGCCTCGACCCGCAAGGCGCGGTGGAGGTCATCAGGATCTTCGCCAATCAGGTCTCGCTCGCCGAATCCCGGCTCGACCCCTACGCAGTCACCCATCCGCTGTCCCGCGACCGCCTGCGCGCTTTGGAGGCGCTGGCCGTCGCCGCCGGTCCCGGCAAACGTTCGCCCGAAGGCGAATACTGGTTCGCCCGCGCCAGGGGCAAGCTGAGCGCCTTCAAGCGCGCGCCGTCCTGGACCCTGCGGCGCAGCGGGTCTGTGCCCTACAAGGACGTGCGGCTGATGCAGGAAGCCGTGGCCTGGCACCGTCAGTCGAACCTGAAGAAGGCGCTGGCCGCCATCGATGGCGCCATTGCGACCCGGCCCGGGGACCCGTTCCTGCTGGACCTCAAGGGCCAGATCCTGCTCGAATCCCGCCGGTTCGGTCCCGCCGTTCAGGTCTACGAGGCGGCCGCCAGCCGCGCCCCGCGCGAACCGCTGATCCTTGGCGGGCTGGGGCGCGCCCGGTTGGCCGCGGGCGATCCGCGTGGCGCGCTCAAGGCGCTGGAGGCTGCGCGAGGACGCGACTTCTCGGACCCCGGCGTGCTGCGCGACCTCGGCGTGACCTACGCGAAACTCGGCAACAACGCGATGGCCTCGCTGGCGACCGCGGAACGGTATGCCTTGCTTGGACGGCTGGAGGATGCCGAATTGCACGCGCGCCGCGCCGCCGATCAACTGCCGCGCGGTTCCGCCCCGTGGCAGCGCGCGCAGGATGTGCTAAGTGCCGCCAAGCAGGCAAAGCGCCGGTAA
- a CDS encoding pyridoxal phosphate-dependent aminotransferase, protein MRSSRRGDVDPFIVMDVMEAARAREAEGKRVIHLEVGQPGTPAPRHAREALGRALESHSLGYTVALGLPELRARIARLYGEWYDLDLDPGRVVVTSGSSGGFILAFTALFDAGERVALGAPGYPSYRQILKSLDLVPLEVQTAPANRYQPVPSDLRGQEFEGLMVASPANPTGTMLDRQALSELIDVTAEKGAAFLSDEIYHGIEYDRKAVSALEISDDVVVINSFSKFFSMTGWRVGWLVVPEDNVRQVERLAQNLFICAPHAAQVAALAAMDAQDETEANLAVYTRNRALMMTGLPDAGFDRIAPPDGAFYVYADVSDLTDDSRAFAQEILDGAGVAVTPGLDFDPQRGSGTLRFSYAGSTADIEEGLARLKAFMARRAS, encoded by the coding sequence ATGCGGAGTTCAAGACGCGGTGACGTCGATCCCTTTATCGTGATGGACGTCATGGAGGCGGCGCGCGCCCGCGAAGCGGAGGGAAAACGGGTGATCCACTTGGAGGTCGGCCAGCCCGGCACTCCGGCGCCACGCCATGCACGCGAGGCCCTGGGGCGTGCGCTGGAAAGCCATTCCCTGGGATATACCGTGGCGCTTGGCCTTCCGGAACTTCGCGCCCGCATCGCGCGGCTTTACGGCGAATGGTACGACCTCGACCTCGATCCGGGGCGCGTGGTGGTGACGTCCGGTTCGTCCGGCGGCTTCATCCTCGCCTTTACCGCGCTGTTCGACGCGGGCGAACGGGTGGCGCTCGGCGCGCCGGGTTACCCGTCCTACCGCCAGATCCTGAAGTCGCTTGACCTTGTGCCGCTGGAGGTGCAGACCGCCCCGGCCAACCGGTATCAACCTGTGCCCTCGGACCTGCGCGGGCAGGAGTTCGAAGGGCTGATGGTCGCCTCACCGGCCAATCCCACCGGGACCATGCTGGACCGGCAGGCGCTGTCGGAGCTGATCGATGTGACGGCAGAGAAAGGCGCGGCTTTCCTGTCGGACGAGATCTACCACGGCATCGAATACGACCGAAAGGCGGTCAGCGCGCTGGAGATTAGCGACGACGTTGTGGTCATCAACTCGTTCTCGAAGTTCTTTTCAATGACTGGGTGGCGGGTTGGCTGGCTGGTCGTGCCCGAAGACAATGTGCGGCAGGTGGAGCGGCTGGCGCAGAACCTTTTCATCTGTGCGCCCCATGCGGCGCAGGTCGCGGCGCTGGCTGCCATGGATGCGCAGGACGAAACCGAAGCCAACCTCGCCGTCTACACCCGGAACCGGGCGCTGATGATGACCGGCCTGCCGGACGCAGGATTTGACCGGATCGCGCCGCCGGACGGCGCGTTCTATGTCTACGCCGACGTCAGCGACCTGACCGATGACAGCCGCGCCTTTGCGCAGGAGATCCTCGACGGTGCGGGTGTCGCGGTAACGCCGGGGCTGGACTTCGACCCGCAGCGCGGCAGCGGCACGCTACGCTTTTCCTATGCGGGCAGCACGGCTGACATCGAGGAAGGGCTGGCGCGGCTCAAGGCGTTCATGGCACGGCGCGCATCGTGA